A single region of the Actinoplanes sp. SE50/110 genome encodes:
- a CDS encoding helix-turn-helix domain-containing protein → MTTSIERTVFPSYGDFESDCPARLAVDLFGNSWLTVIVYTLRDGPMRPGALRRVIGGISQKMLTQTLRRMQQMDLVERRSFAQAPPRVEYRLTEAGRDLLVPILALGAWVDRHGDAVRTAMLGSLDES, encoded by the coding sequence ATGACGACGAGCATCGAACGGACGGTCTTCCCGTCGTACGGAGACTTTGAATCGGATTGTCCGGCGCGGCTGGCGGTCGACCTGTTCGGCAACTCGTGGCTGACCGTCATCGTCTACACGCTGCGGGACGGTCCGATGCGGCCGGGCGCGCTGCGGCGGGTGATCGGCGGCATCAGTCAGAAGATGCTCACCCAGACCCTGCGCCGGATGCAGCAGATGGACCTGGTGGAGCGGCGCAGTTTCGCGCAGGCACCGCCCCGGGTGGAGTACCGACTGACCGAGGCCGGCCGGGACCTGCTCGTTCCGATCCTCGCCCTGGGCGCCTGGGTCGATCGGCACGGCGACGCCGTCCGCACCGCGATGCTCGGTTCCCTCGACGAGTCGTGA
- a CDS encoding NADPH-dependent F420 reductase, which yields MRIGIIGAGQMARALGGGWAAAGHEIMIGARSPQRADELATAIGYGARAGTVRDAARFGEVVLLAVPVAALSEVLAEAGDGAWSGRTLIDCTNAFTPDGAAGETLVLAEDAVAERIAAAAPGTHVVKAFNLCAAEVWLSGQQPIVPLCGDDDAVKLVGLLVSDLGSQPAPAGGLHRARYLEATSVLVVGLWFAGVDARKAFPPLEAAFAVPDSA from the coding sequence ATGCGAATCGGCATCATCGGCGCAGGACAGATGGCGCGGGCACTCGGCGGCGGGTGGGCCGCGGCTGGGCACGAGATCATGATCGGCGCGCGATCGCCGCAGCGGGCCGACGAACTGGCCACAGCGATCGGGTACGGTGCCCGCGCCGGCACCGTCCGTGACGCCGCGCGGTTCGGGGAGGTCGTCCTGCTCGCGGTTCCGGTGGCCGCGCTGTCCGAGGTGCTCGCGGAGGCGGGCGACGGCGCGTGGTCCGGCCGTACGCTGATCGATTGCACCAATGCGTTCACCCCGGACGGTGCGGCGGGCGAGACGCTGGTGCTCGCCGAGGACGCGGTGGCCGAACGGATCGCGGCGGCGGCACCCGGTACGCACGTGGTGAAGGCCTTCAATCTGTGCGCGGCTGAGGTGTGGCTCTCCGGGCAGCAGCCGATCGTCCCGCTGTGCGGCGACGACGACGCGGTGAAGCTGGTCGGGTTGCTGGTCAGTGACCTGGGGTCGCAGCCGGCTCCGGCCGGTGGGCTGCACCGCGCCCGATATCTGGAGGCGACGTCCGTCCTGGTGGTCGGCCTCTGGTTCGCCGGGGTGGACGCCCGGAAGGCGTTTCCGCCGCTGGAGGCGGCCTTCGCGGTCCCGGACAGCGCCTGA
- a CDS encoding TetR/AcrR family transcriptional regulator — translation MTTRNLHRDTRTQLLLAAERSFARKGYAAVGINEVLSSAGVPKGSFYHYFASKDAFGEAVLARYFEQYLAEMDEILNAAGRDGASKILAYFASWRESQSLGDCAGKCLAVKLGAEVADMSEPMRLALKAGTTGIVDRLEHAIVGAVADGSAPFTGDARATADALYQLWLGASVMAKVNRSPAALDTATTVTRRLLGI, via the coding sequence GTGACGACCAGGAATCTCCACCGCGACACGCGTACGCAGCTGCTGCTGGCTGCCGAGCGGTCGTTCGCCCGCAAGGGCTATGCCGCGGTCGGCATCAACGAGGTCCTGTCCAGCGCCGGCGTGCCGAAGGGCTCCTTCTACCACTACTTCGCCTCGAAGGACGCGTTCGGCGAGGCGGTGCTCGCACGTTACTTCGAGCAGTACCTGGCGGAGATGGACGAGATCCTGAACGCCGCCGGTCGAGACGGGGCTTCCAAGATCCTGGCCTACTTCGCGTCCTGGCGGGAATCGCAGAGTCTCGGTGACTGTGCGGGCAAGTGCCTGGCGGTCAAGCTCGGCGCCGAGGTCGCGGACATGTCCGAGCCCATGCGGCTGGCCCTGAAAGCCGGGACCACGGGGATCGTCGACCGGCTCGAACACGCGATCGTCGGCGCCGTCGCCGACGGATCCGCGCCGTTCACCGGGGATGCCCGCGCCACCGCCGACGCGCTCTATCAGCTGTGGCTGGGAGCCAGCGTCATGGCCAAGGTGAACCGGAGCCCGGCCGCCCTGGACACCGCGACGACGGTGACCCGCCGGCTGCTCGGCATCTGA
- a CDS encoding type 1 glutamine amidotransferase domain-containing protein — protein sequence MNVLVVLTSHDELGDTGRKTGFWLEELAAPYYRLQQAGATITLASPKGGRPPLDPKSDEPGSQTEDTRRFAADPAATAALASTVPLSTVDPADYDAVFYPGGHGPLWDLAEDSHSRRIIETTLRSGRPVALVCHAPGVLRHVTDEAGAPLVRGRQVTGFANTEEAGVGLTEVVPFLVEDMLKANGGVYSQGPDWASHVVRDGLLITGQNPASSAEAADVLLALLDERATA from the coding sequence ATGAACGTTCTGGTAGTTCTGACCTCGCACGACGAACTGGGCGACACCGGCCGCAAGACCGGCTTCTGGCTGGAGGAGCTCGCCGCGCCGTACTACCGGCTCCAGCAGGCCGGTGCCACGATCACGCTGGCGTCGCCGAAGGGCGGGCGCCCGCCGCTGGATCCCAAGAGCGACGAGCCGGGCTCGCAGACCGAGGACACCCGCCGGTTCGCGGCGGACCCGGCGGCGACGGCCGCGCTGGCCTCCACCGTGCCGCTGAGCACGGTCGATCCGGCCGACTACGACGCGGTGTTCTACCCGGGCGGGCACGGCCCGCTGTGGGACCTGGCCGAGGACAGCCACTCCCGACGCATCATCGAGACCACGCTGCGCTCCGGCAGGCCGGTCGCCCTGGTCTGCCACGCGCCGGGCGTGCTGCGCCACGTCACCGACGAGGCGGGCGCGCCGCTCGTGCGGGGCCGTCAGGTGACCGGCTTCGCCAACACCGAGGAGGCCGGCGTCGGCCTGACCGAGGTCGTGCCGTTCCTGGTGGAGGACATGCTCAAGGCCAACGGCGGCGTCTACTCCCAGGGTCCGGACTGGGCCTCCCACGTGGTGCGCGACGGCCTGCTGATCACCGGTCAGAACCCGGCCTCGTCGGCGGAGGCCGCCGATGTGCTGCTCGCGCTCCTCGACGAGCGCGCCACCGCCTGA
- a CDS encoding TetR/AcrR family transcriptional regulator, whose translation MREQQERRGTGKRAASRLTADDWTAAALEAMAAGGLGAVAVEPLAARLGATKGSFYWHFANREALIEAAVLRWEREYTEGVIRHVDAEPDPLARLRLLIGLVLGATAPDRGGAVELAMLATADHPHLAPVLARVTERRVAYTSALFTALGWPVAEARRRGVLAVTAYLGYAQMAHVAPESLPATEPERLRYVDQVVDLLTAPSRPVV comes from the coding sequence ATGCGGGAGCAACAGGAGCGGCGCGGCACCGGCAAGCGGGCGGCGTCCCGGCTGACAGCGGACGACTGGACCGCCGCGGCCCTGGAGGCGATGGCCGCCGGCGGCCTCGGGGCGGTCGCGGTGGAGCCGTTGGCCGCCCGGCTGGGCGCCACCAAGGGGAGTTTCTACTGGCATTTCGCCAATCGGGAGGCGCTGATCGAGGCGGCCGTGCTGCGCTGGGAACGGGAGTACACCGAGGGCGTGATCCGGCACGTCGACGCCGAGCCCGACCCGCTGGCCCGGCTCCGGCTGCTCATCGGCCTGGTCCTGGGGGCCACCGCGCCGGACCGGGGCGGCGCCGTCGAACTGGCGATGCTCGCCACCGCCGACCATCCGCACCTCGCCCCGGTGCTCGCCCGGGTCACCGAGCGGCGGGTGGCGTACACCTCGGCGTTGTTCACCGCGCTCGGCTGGCCGGTCGCCGAGGCGCGCCGGCGCGGAGTGCTCGCGGTCACCGCCTATCTCGGCTACGCCCAGATGGCCCACGTCGCGCCGGAGTCCCTGCCGGCCACCGAGCCGGAGCGACTCCGCTACGTCGACCAGGTCGTGGACCTGCTCACCGCGCCTAGTAGACCAGTCGTCTAG
- a CDS encoding DUF2867 domain-containing protein codes for MAATVHNVHERALPVPAARVGRLLDRMGAPGDPLWPAPPWAPMRFDRPLGVGADGGHGPIRYHVTGYEPGRRVELTFHPGTGLIGTHTLEVEDHGPHGCVLRHRLTGTPIGRMRLLWPAVVRACHDTVLEHLLDNAERAVTGTVTHPVRYPWRARLALAATGARVRVAPVPHAGLLPGSVPRPDLADAFAVRVPPGTTVDPQDWADAVFRNPPRVVAALLRLRNRLVTLVGIAPDDGSAFDTLTRTDREVLLGTDADHLAFRAALRVEPDADGTTVTVATLAATRSRAGRAYLAVVRRVHPLVVRTMLRHAARTVAGFTAAGPLTIGDTGR; via the coding sequence ATGGCAGCGACCGTGCACAACGTCCACGAACGGGCTCTACCCGTCCCGGCAGCCCGGGTGGGCCGGCTGCTGGACCGGATGGGCGCCCCCGGCGACCCACTCTGGCCCGCACCACCCTGGGCGCCGATGCGGTTCGACCGGCCGCTCGGCGTCGGCGCCGACGGCGGGCACGGCCCGATCCGCTACCACGTCACCGGGTACGAACCGGGCCGGCGCGTCGAGCTGACCTTCCACCCGGGCACCGGCCTGATCGGCACCCACACTCTGGAGGTCGAGGATCACGGGCCACACGGCTGCGTGCTGCGGCACCGGCTGACCGGCACGCCGATCGGCCGGATGCGGCTGCTCTGGCCGGCCGTCGTCCGGGCCTGCCACGACACCGTCCTCGAGCACCTGCTGGACAACGCCGAGCGGGCGGTCACCGGCACCGTCACGCACCCGGTGCGGTACCCGTGGCGGGCCCGGCTGGCGCTCGCCGCGACCGGCGCCCGGGTCCGGGTCGCGCCGGTGCCCCACGCCGGCCTGCTGCCCGGCTCGGTCCCGCGGCCCGACCTGGCCGACGCCTTCGCGGTGCGCGTGCCGCCCGGCACCACCGTCGACCCACAGGACTGGGCGGACGCGGTCTTCCGGAATCCGCCGAGAGTCGTGGCGGCGCTGCTGCGTCTGCGGAACCGGCTGGTCACCCTGGTCGGCATCGCGCCGGACGACGGTTCGGCCTTCGACACGCTCACCCGCACCGATCGGGAGGTGCTGCTCGGCACCGACGCCGACCACCTCGCCTTCCGCGCCGCACTCCGGGTCGAACCGGACGCCGACGGCACGACCGTCACGGTGGCCACCCTGGCGGCGACCCGGTCCCGCGCCGGACGCGCCTATCTCGCCGTCGTCCGCCGGGTGCACCCGCTGGTGGTCCGCACGATGCTGCGGCACGCGGCCCGCACCGTCGCCGGCTTCACCGCAGCCGGCCCGCTGACGATCGGCGACACCGGCCGATAG
- a CDS encoding AEC family transporter, with product MAHALSGFLLIGVIVLAGWGLRRWGRLPPDAEAVLARVVWLVLNPCLLFTGVAAADPAALFSEPLLVSAGAAVVCFGLFALICRGRSPVVGALAAGYVNANFIGIPIATYVLGDAALAVPIIMLQLLVITPVALTLLEIATTGRASWRGTVTAPLRNPLIVATLLGAATGATGLRLPAVLLDPVTTIGHAAVPMVLIAFGMSLSGRRILAPGPDRRATLVAAGLKTVGMPLAACGLAAGLRLPHDQAYAVTVLAGLPTAQNVYLYGQRFATGTVLARDVILLTTLACVPVLLLVTFLFAR from the coding sequence ATGGCCCACGCGCTCTCCGGTTTCCTGCTGATCGGCGTCATCGTGCTGGCCGGGTGGGGACTGCGCCGGTGGGGCCGGCTGCCGCCGGACGCCGAGGCGGTGCTGGCCCGGGTGGTCTGGCTGGTGCTCAACCCGTGCCTGCTGTTCACCGGGGTGGCCGCGGCCGACCCGGCGGCGCTGTTCAGCGAGCCGCTGCTGGTGTCGGCCGGGGCGGCGGTGGTGTGCTTCGGGCTGTTCGCGCTGATCTGTCGCGGTCGTTCGCCGGTGGTGGGCGCGCTGGCCGCCGGTTACGTGAACGCCAACTTCATCGGGATCCCGATCGCCACCTATGTTCTCGGCGACGCCGCCCTGGCCGTCCCGATCATCATGCTCCAGCTGCTGGTCATCACGCCGGTCGCGCTCACCCTGCTGGAGATCGCCACCACCGGCCGGGCATCGTGGCGGGGCACGGTGACCGCGCCGCTGCGCAACCCGCTGATCGTGGCCACCCTGCTCGGCGCCGCGACCGGGGCGACCGGCCTGCGGCTGCCCGCCGTGCTCCTGGACCCGGTGACCACGATCGGCCATGCCGCCGTGCCGATGGTCCTGATCGCGTTCGGCATGTCGCTGTCCGGCCGCCGGATTCTCGCGCCCGGCCCGGACCGCCGGGCCACGCTGGTCGCGGCCGGGCTCAAAACGGTGGGGATGCCGCTGGCCGCCTGCGGGCTGGCGGCCGGGTTGCGGTTGCCGCACGACCAGGCGTACGCCGTCACGGTGCTGGCCGGGCTGCCGACCGCGCAGAACGTGTACCTGTACGGCCAGCGGTTCGCCACCGGCACGGTTCTCGCCCGGGACGTCATTCTGCTCACCACCCTGGCCTGCGTGCCGGTCCTGCTGCTGGTGACATTCCTGTTCGCCCGGTGA
- a CDS encoding ABC transporter ATP-binding protein: MRRRPVSTRMIRFGLTGPAAALLGDVLRGSGRPLRRIAVLSVAEAAPALASGWVTAAALDRGFLQHRLSVGLAWLAVLAGLHLLRAAAERALFDPLAAVVEPMRDRLTRRVVHHTLLEATSLAAPPDTAGVSRLTSQVDAVRDLTSALLRTARPLAITLLAAGAGLTALDPVLSGPVLAALTVALVAFAWSIRRVGALRRVAVLAAEDVAARVGEVLTAARDITALGAEEEAAALVEADSQRALRAMLSAGRAAASRVPVVLVGGHLPLVGLLLAAPHLIGTRAITAGTLIGAATYLAGSIVPALRMLTSAVGGYWNTLALLLHRLAEVAPDPVADPVPPAPVSPAVRHDTTADLTVAGLTFAYAADAEPVLRDLTLTVPYGDHLAITGASGIGKSTLALLLAGIRQPSAGQVRIGGRPAAGLPEEQRHRLVALVPQEAYVFPGSVRDNLRYLAPSADDDEVVRAVAAVGMTTLLGRLGGLDAELNDPAATLSDGERQLIALARTYLSPAPVVILDEATAHLDPAAETVAEAAFRDRPGTLIVIAHRTGSAARARRVLHLDGDDHTVTEHLGAHT; this comes from the coding sequence GTGCGCCGCCGACCGGTGAGCACCCGGATGATCCGCTTCGGCCTGACCGGGCCGGCCGCCGCCCTGCTCGGCGATGTCCTGCGGGGCAGCGGCCGGCCGCTGCGGCGGATCGCCGTGCTCTCGGTGGCCGAGGCCGCTCCCGCACTGGCATCCGGCTGGGTCACCGCGGCCGCGCTGGACCGTGGCTTCCTGCAGCACCGGCTGTCCGTCGGACTCGCCTGGCTCGCCGTGCTCGCCGGTCTGCACCTGCTGCGGGCCGCCGCTGAACGTGCCCTGTTCGATCCTCTGGCCGCGGTCGTCGAGCCGATGCGGGACCGGTTGACCCGCCGGGTGGTGCACCACACGCTGCTCGAGGCGACCTCGCTCGCGGCGCCGCCGGACACCGCCGGGGTGTCCCGGCTGACCAGCCAGGTGGACGCGGTACGGGACCTCACCTCGGCGCTGCTGCGCACCGCCCGGCCCCTGGCCATCACGCTGCTCGCCGCGGGAGCCGGCCTGACCGCGCTCGACCCCGTGCTGTCCGGGCCGGTGCTGGCGGCGCTCACCGTCGCCCTGGTGGCCTTCGCGTGGTCGATCCGGCGGGTGGGGGCGCTGCGGCGGGTCGCGGTGCTGGCCGCCGAGGACGTCGCCGCCCGGGTCGGCGAGGTGCTGACCGCGGCGCGGGACATCACCGCGCTGGGCGCCGAGGAGGAAGCGGCCGCCCTCGTCGAGGCGGACTCGCAGCGCGCGCTGCGCGCCATGCTGAGCGCCGGTCGCGCCGCCGCGTCCCGGGTACCGGTCGTGCTCGTGGGTGGCCATCTACCGCTCGTCGGGCTGCTGCTGGCCGCCCCGCACCTGATCGGCACGCGGGCCATCACCGCGGGCACCCTCATCGGGGCCGCCACCTACCTGGCCGGGTCGATCGTGCCGGCGCTGCGGATGTTGACCAGCGCCGTCGGCGGTTACTGGAACACCCTCGCCCTGCTGCTGCACCGGCTGGCCGAGGTGGCCCCGGATCCGGTCGCCGATCCGGTGCCCCCGGCCCCGGTGTCACCGGCGGTGCGTCACGACACGACCGCCGACCTCACCGTGGCGGGGCTCACCTTCGCGTACGCCGCCGACGCGGAGCCGGTCCTGCGCGACCTGACGCTCACCGTGCCGTACGGCGATCACCTGGCCATCACCGGCGCCAGCGGGATCGGCAAGTCCACCCTGGCCCTGCTGCTGGCCGGCATCCGGCAGCCGTCGGCCGGTCAGGTGCGCATCGGCGGTCGTCCGGCCGCCGGACTGCCCGAGGAGCAGCGGCACCGGCTCGTCGCCCTGGTGCCCCAGGAGGCGTACGTCTTCCCCGGCTCGGTGCGGGACAACCTGCGCTACCTGGCCCCGTCCGCGGACGACGACGAGGTCGTTCGCGCGGTGGCGGCGGTCGGCATGACCACGCTGCTGGGCCGGCTCGGTGGCCTCGACGCCGAGCTGAACGACCCGGCCGCCACCCTGTCCGACGGCGAGCGGCAGCTGATCGCGCTGGCCCGCACGTACCTGTCGCCGGCGCCGGTGGTCATCCTCGACGAGGCCACCGCGCACCTGGATCCGGCCGCGGAGACGGTGGCGGAGGCCGCGTTCCGCGACCGGCCCGGCACCCTGATCGTCATCGCGCACCGCACCGGCTCGGCCGCGCGGGCCCGACGCGTCCTGCACCTGGACGGCGACGACCACACGGTGACCGAGCACCTCGGCGCACACACCTGA